TCAACGCCGGCTTCGACAAGATCTGCGGCGATACCTTCTGCGAAGGCGAATACCACAACCTGCGGCCCACGCAACTCACCTGTTCGGTCGACACCACGAAGAGCAGCATCAAGCAGTGCCTGTGGACCTTCGCCGGCACCCGCGCCGCCGTCAACACGAAGTCCGGCGCCGTGCAGACCGGTGGCAAGTTGTACAAGTGCAAGTTGCTGCTGGCGAAGGACACCCCGGTGGAAGCCTTCTACGAAGCGATGAAGGGTGACGACCCGCTCAACGCGAAGCTGCCGGGTTCGCGATACTCCGTGTACGACGGCCTGGTCGGTTGTCTCTGATCCGCTGACCCACACAAGCGTCGCGTGCTCCGCCGCTACCCGCAAGGTAGCGGCGGACTCGTCGTTCGACACGACGGACCGTCTCCTCGCCCGCGAATTGCCATATCCCGGTCGCGCATCGGCCCGCCCGCTCCGGCACAGTCCCGGTATCCAGGGGGACCACCAGCATGCATCGCACACCCGGCCTCGACACACTGCGCGCGATCGCCATCGTGTGGGTGATGCTGTTCCACAGTTATCTCGTCGGTGGACTGGGCGACGGCTTCGGCAAACTCGAGGCCTCGGGATGGATGGGTGTCGACCTGTTCTTCGTCCTCAGTGGTTACCTGATCGGTACGCAGGTACTGTCGGCGCTGAAGACCACGGGCACGCTGGATGCCCGCGACTTCTACCTGCGTCGTGCCGTGCGCATCCTGCCGGCGTTCCTCGTGGTGCTGGCGCTGTACGCCTGCGTGCCCGCGTGGCGGGAGACCTCCGGCATGCAGCCGCTATGGCAGTTCCCCACTTTCACCTTCAACCTGCTGTTCGACAATCCGGACAACTACGCTTTCTCGCATGTGTGGTCGCTATGCGTGGAAGAGCATTTCTACCTCGTCTTTCCCTGGCTGGCCTGGCTGCTGACGCGGCGGCCGTCCCTGCGCGCCGGTACGATCGTCGGCGTGGCGCTCGTGCTGGGCGGGATACTGCTGCGCGCGTGGCTGTGGTCGGACCGTATGGGGCCGGCGCTGGACACGGATAGCCGGCCCGGGCTGGTTTACTTGCACAACCTCTACTACCCGACGTGGTCGCGGCTGGATGGCCTGGTGGCGGGCGTGGCGCTGGCCGCCTGTGCCGTGCATCGCCCCGCCTGGATGGCGTGGCTGCACCGGCGCGCGGGCCGGGTTCTCGTGTTGTCGTTCGTGCTGCTGTGCGTATGCCTTGGCCTGTTCGACGAGGCGCGCATGCAGTTCTGGCCGTGCGTGGTCGGGTTCCCGTTGCTTGCGCTGACCATGGCCGGCTTCGTCGTCGCCTTCAGCGGGCCGACGTTCCTGGCGCGCCTGCGCCTGCCCGGCGCACGCTGGCTGGCGGCGGTGTCATACAGTCTCTACCTGAGCCACAAGGGCATGGCCCACCTTACCCAGGGTTTGCTGGGCGACAGCCTGGCCGAGCATCCCCTGCTGCGTTTCGTGATCTTTGCCGCCGCCACGTTGCTCGGCGGTGCGCTGTTGCACGACATGGTGGAACGCCCGTGCCTGCGCTGGCGCGATCGCTATCGCCTACGCGCGCCACCACGGGGTCATGCCGTTGGGTGAGCGCATGTCCACGCGTTCGCCCATCATCGGCGTCGTGAGCGGCACCTGCGCGGCGGCCGCCAGGGCGACGATGCGCTCGAAGGGCTCTTCCCAGGGGTGCAGGGCCAGGTCGAACGTGCCGTTGTGGATCGGCAGCAGCCAGCGGCCGCGGAGGTCCAGGTGCGCCTGCAGGGTTTCTTCCGGCTGCATGTGCACGAAGGCCCATCGTTTGTCGTACGCACCGGTTTCCATCAGCGTGAGATCGAACGGGCCATAGGTATCGCCGATCGCCTTGAAGCCGTTGAAATAGCCGCTGTCGCCGCTGAAGAACACGCGCAGTTCGTCATCCTGGATCACCCAGGACACCCACAGGCTGCGATCGCTGTCGCGCAACCCGCGTCCGGAGAAGTGCTGCGCGGGCGTGGCGGTCAGGCGCAGGCCCTCCACCTCGGTGGACTGCCACCAGTCCAGTTGCTCGACCTTCGACGCGTCGATGCCCCAGGCGACCAACTGATCGCCCACGCCCAGCGGTGCGATGAAGCGGGCGGTCTTGCCGGCCAGCTTCAACACCGCGGCCCGGTCCAGGTGGTCATAGTGGTTGTGCGAGAGGATCACGCCCGCGATGGGCGGCAGGTCGTCGATACCGATCGGGGGTGCATGGAAGCGTGCCGGCCCGGCCCACATGACCGGCGACGCCCGCTCGGAAAACACCGGGTCGGTCAGCCAGAACCGTCCACGCAATTTCATCAGCATCGTTGAGTGGCCCAGGCGATACAGGCTGCGGTCGGGCGCGGCGTCCAGCATCGCGCGGTCGATCGCGTGCACCGGTATCGGCCGGTCCGGCACGGTACCTGCGGGCTTGCCGCGCAGGAACAGCGACATGAGCTTCAGCCCTTCCCACAGGCCCATAGACGGACGTGGCCTTGGGTTCGTGAAGCGACCCTGGCGGAACTGGGGCGACTGGTCGTAACGCGAAAGGGCGTGCGACGGGTGGCGAGTGATGGCAGTCACAGAGCTTCCTGGAAACAGGGGTTGTGTAGCCTCGTAACTATACCAGTGAGTTTATTAATGAACGATTGCGGCGTTGGTCGCAGCCGTGAAGCATCGGTATCGGCACGCGGCTTCTC
This DNA window, taken from Luteibacter sp. 9135, encodes the following:
- a CDS encoding acyltransferase family protein; the protein is MHRTPGLDTLRAIAIVWVMLFHSYLVGGLGDGFGKLEASGWMGVDLFFVLSGYLIGTQVLSALKTTGTLDARDFYLRRAVRILPAFLVVLALYACVPAWRETSGMQPLWQFPTFTFNLLFDNPDNYAFSHVWSLCVEEHFYLVFPWLAWLLTRRPSLRAGTIVGVALVLGGILLRAWLWSDRMGPALDTDSRPGLVYLHNLYYPTWSRLDGLVAGVALAACAVHRPAWMAWLHRRAGRVLVLSFVLLCVCLGLFDEARMQFWPCVVGFPLLALTMAGFVVAFSGPTFLARLRLPGARWLAAVSYSLYLSHKGMAHLTQGLLGDSLAEHPLLRFVIFAAATLLGGALLHDMVERPCLRWRDRYRLRAPPRGHAVG
- a CDS encoding MBL fold metallo-hydrolase, which translates into the protein MTAITRHPSHALSRYDQSPQFRQGRFTNPRPRPSMGLWEGLKLMSLFLRGKPAGTVPDRPIPVHAIDRAMLDAAPDRSLYRLGHSTMLMKLRGRFWLTDPVFSERASPVMWAGPARFHAPPIGIDDLPPIAGVILSHNHYDHLDRAAVLKLAGKTARFIAPLGVGDQLVAWGIDASKVEQLDWWQSTEVEGLRLTATPAQHFSGRGLRDSDRSLWVSWVIQDDELRVFFSGDSGYFNGFKAIGDTYGPFDLTLMETGAYDKRWAFVHMQPEETLQAHLDLRGRWLLPIHNGTFDLALHPWEEPFERIVALAAAAQVPLTTPMMGERVDMRSPNGMTPWWRA